One window from the genome of Desulfobaccales bacterium encodes:
- a CDS encoding ABC transporter ATP-binding protein — MLTIRNLSASYGPVTALAGVTLHVREGEIVALIGANGAGKTTLLNAIAGLVRREGEITLQGRSLMGVAPEELVSLGVALVPEGRQLFAPLSVADNLLLGAYRRHRRVPAAEIEADRERVFQLFPRLKERLEQPAGTMSGGEQQMLAIARALMARPRLLLLDEPSLGLAPIVVEAIMTTLARLREEGLTVLLVEQNARAALKIADRAYVLETGRIILSGAARELLADRQVTRAYLGRDYKDFTDGR, encoded by the coding sequence ATGCTGACGATTCGTAACCTTTCGGCTTCTTATGGGCCGGTGACCGCTCTGGCCGGCGTCACCCTGCATGTGCGGGAAGGGGAGATTGTGGCCCTGATCGGGGCCAACGGCGCCGGCAAGACCACCCTCCTCAATGCCATCGCCGGGCTGGTGCGCCGGGAGGGAGAAATCACCCTCCAGGGCCGCTCGCTGATGGGGGTGGCCCCCGAGGAGCTGGTCTCCCTGGGCGTGGCCCTGGTGCCCGAGGGCCGTCAGCTCTTTGCGCCCCTGAGCGTGGCGGACAATTTGCTTTTGGGGGCCTACCGCCGCCATCGCCGGGTGCCGGCGGCGGAAATCGAAGCCGACCGGGAGCGGGTCTTTCAGCTCTTCCCCCGTCTCAAGGAGCGCCTGGAGCAGCCCGCGGGCACCATGAGCGGCGGCGAGCAACAGATGCTGGCCATCGCCCGGGCCCTTATGGCCCGCCCTCGCCTGCTGCTCCTGGATGAGCCCTCCCTGGGACTGGCCCCCATCGTGGTGGAGGCCATCATGACCACCCTGGCGCGCCTAAGAGAGGAGGGCCTCACCGTGCTCCTGGTGGAGCAAAACGCCCGGGCCGCCCTGAAGATCGCCGACCGGGCCTACGTGCTGGAGACCGGCCGCATCATCTTAAGCGGCGCCGCCCGGGAGCTCTTGGCCGACCGCCAGGTGACCCGGGCCTATCTCGGGCGGGATTACAAGGACTTCACCGACGGGAGGTAA
- a CDS encoding AMP-binding protein, with protein MHEPSPETLDAAELELLQLERLQSTLTRAYRQVKFYRRQFDRAGLRPEDVRSLADLARLPFTTREDLSENYPYGLFAVPLRDIVRIVSSPGTTERPLVVGYTAQDLRLWLELLARLYRAAGVTREDIVQFIIPPGLANWRRDLQAGAEYLGASVIPAATLNYAKELMVMRDYKTSVLVATPPAARHLLTVMRTLDLTPAELSLRRALLVAAPLPQTVRRELAEGLGVSIARAYGITEVMGPGLAFSCEAESGFHFNADHFYPEVVDPESGQPLPPGTEGELVITTLSTLAFPLLRFRTGDRTALDVSSCTCGRTLPRLTGIFGRVDAICSVGGIKVHPEHLRALLREALGGHLPPHSWQVAEEDGLEVLDIHLVLDETLFSDEVKALEGLCRTVRRHLQDHLGLNARIILKEMGSPES; from the coding sequence GTGCACGAGCCCTCTCCTGAGACCCTGGACGCGGCGGAGCTGGAGCTCCTGCAGCTGGAGCGCCTGCAGAGCACCCTCACCCGGGCTTACCGCCAGGTGAAATTCTACCGCCGCCAGTTCGACCGGGCCGGTCTGCGGCCCGAGGACGTCAGATCCCTGGCTGACTTGGCGCGCCTCCCCTTCACCACCCGGGAGGACCTCTCCGAAAACTACCCCTACGGCCTCTTTGCCGTGCCGCTCAGGGACATTGTGCGCATCGTGTCCTCGCCGGGCACCACCGAGCGGCCCCTGGTGGTGGGCTACACCGCCCAGGATCTCAGGCTGTGGCTGGAGCTCCTGGCCCGCCTCTACCGGGCCGCCGGGGTCACCCGGGAGGACATCGTGCAGTTCATCATTCCCCCGGGGCTGGCCAACTGGCGCCGGGACCTGCAGGCCGGGGCCGAGTATCTGGGGGCCTCGGTGATCCCCGCGGCCACCCTCAACTACGCCAAAGAGCTCATGGTGATGCGGGACTACAAGACCTCGGTCCTGGTGGCCACCCCGCCTGCGGCCCGCCATCTCCTCACCGTCATGCGGACTCTGGACCTCACCCCCGCCGAGCTGAGCCTCAGGCGGGCTTTGCTCGTGGCTGCGCCCCTCCCCCAGACGGTGCGCCGGGAACTGGCTGAGGGCCTGGGGGTAAGCATCGCCCGGGCCTACGGCATCACCGAGGTCATGGGCCCGGGGCTGGCCTTCTCCTGCGAGGCCGAAAGCGGCTTCCACTTCAACGCCGACCACTTCTACCCCGAGGTGGTGGACCCGGAAAGCGGCCAGCCCCTGCCCCCGGGGACCGAAGGGGAGCTGGTCATCACCACGCTCTCCACCCTGGCCTTCCCCCTGCTTCGCTTCCGCACCGGCGACCGCACTGCCCTGGACGTCAGCTCCTGTACCTGCGGCCGCACCCTGCCCCGCCTCACCGGCATCTTCGGGCGGGTGGACGCCATCTGCTCCGTGGGCGGCATCAAGGTGCATCCGGAGCATCTGCGGGCCCTGCTCCGGGAGGCTTTGGGGGGGCACCTGCCGCCCCATTCCTGGCAGGTGGCGGAAGAGGATGGCCTGGAGGTCCTGGACATCCACCTGGTGCTGGATGAGACTCTGTTCTCCGACGAGGTGAAGGCCCTGGAGGGGCTGTGCCGCACGGTGCGCCGGCACCTGCAGGACCACCTGGGCCTCAACGCCCGCATCATCCTGAAGGAGATGGGAAGCCCTGAAAGTTGA
- a CDS encoding ABC transporter substrate-binding protein: protein MKKAGFLAVVSLAAVLALAAGVLAAEPIKIGSVLRLSIGAEHGIPAKRGVQMAVDEVNAAGGIGGRKVEVIFEDEKDSPTAAVNAVQKLINVDKVQALVGPMTSGGTLAAFKSADEAKVVFITPTATSPKISGASPYLYRGCTRIDAQSAVMTQYIAEKLKPKTVAILFSNEPYGKGCAEVFSKDFEAKGIKVVATESFMRGSRDFKAQLTNIKAANPDILFIPGYTPETAPAAAQARSLGLNQKIIGVYGDMDPEYAKLAGKAAEGHLINGEYDENYDTPKNKKFRESYYQQAAAAKEPVNIMFAALTYDATSLVLAGMAKYGPTSEGVKKFLDEVKDFDGVTGKLSFNETRDVVRSGVAGGGVYLFEIKDGKYVKVQ, encoded by the coding sequence ATGAAGAAGGCGGGATTTCTCGCAGTGGTGTCTCTGGCGGCGGTCCTGGCGCTGGCCGCCGGGGTCCTGGCGGCAGAGCCCATCAAAATCGGCTCGGTGCTGCGTCTCTCCATCGGCGCCGAGCACGGCATCCCCGCCAAGCGGGGGGTGCAGATGGCGGTGGATGAGGTGAACGCCGCCGGCGGCATCGGCGGCCGCAAGGTGGAAGTCATCTTTGAAGATGAAAAGGACTCCCCCACCGCGGCGGTGAATGCGGTGCAGAAACTCATCAACGTGGACAAGGTCCAGGCCCTGGTGGGGCCCATGACCTCCGGCGGGACGCTGGCGGCCTTCAAGAGCGCCGATGAGGCCAAGGTGGTCTTCATCACCCCCACCGCCACCTCCCCCAAAATCAGCGGCGCCAGCCCCTATCTCTACCGGGGCTGCACCCGCATCGACGCCCAGTCCGCGGTGATGACCCAGTACATCGCCGAGAAACTCAAGCCCAAGACGGTGGCCATCCTGTTCAGCAATGAGCCCTACGGCAAGGGCTGCGCCGAGGTCTTCAGCAAGGACTTTGAGGCCAAGGGCATCAAGGTGGTGGCCACCGAGTCCTTCATGCGGGGCTCCCGGGATTTCAAGGCCCAGCTCACCAACATCAAGGCCGCCAACCCGGATATCCTCTTCATCCCCGGCTATACCCCGGAGACCGCGCCCGCCGCGGCCCAGGCCCGCAGTCTCGGCCTGAATCAGAAGATCATCGGGGTCTACGGCGACATGGACCCGGAATATGCCAAGCTGGCGGGCAAGGCGGCGGAGGGCCACCTCATCAACGGCGAGTATGACGAAAACTACGATACCCCCAAGAACAAGAAGTTCCGGGAGAGCTACTATCAGCAGGCCGCAGCCGCCAAGGAGCCGGTAAACATCATGTTTGCCGCCCTCACCTATGACGCCACCTCCCTCGTCCTGGCGGGCATGGCCAAATACGGCCCCACCAGCGAGGGGGTGAAGAAATTTTTGGATGAGGTGAAGGACTTCGACGGCGTCACCGGCAAGCTCTCCTTCAATGAGACCCGGGATGTGGTGCGGAGCGGCGTGGCCGGCGGCGGGGTGTATCTCTTTGAAATCAAGGACGGCAAGTATGTGAAAGTCCAATAA
- a CDS encoding CooT family nickel-binding protein — MCEASAYIIRDGQEELLLADVDIIEPDGDQLRLVSIFGEQKVVKAAIHSLNLINHKVLLVEKT, encoded by the coding sequence ATGTGTGAAGCCTCTGCCTATATCATCCGGGACGGCCAGGAGGAGCTCCTCCTGGCGGATGTGGACATCATCGAGCCGGACGGCGATCAACTGAGGCTGGTGAGCATCTTCGGCGAGCAGAAGGTGGTCAAGGCCGCCATTCACAGCCTCAACCTCATCAACCACAAAGTGCTGCTGGTGGAAAAGACCTAA
- a CDS encoding ABC transporter ATP-binding protein yields the protein MAETPLLQVSEVSLAFGGLKALEGVSFNVAPGTIKAVIGPNGAGKTTLFHLISGFLKPDRGRIVFQGAEIQGRPAHEVASLGIARTFQLVQLFDHLTVLENVMVGRHRLTKAGLFAGALHLPWTRREEAAIRERAFAFLEFVGLAERAAQPAGFLPLGLKRLLEIARALASEPTLLLLDEPASGLDQAETERLGELILTLKAKGLTILLVEHDMSLTMEVAEEIVVLNYGRLIAEGPPRAIQRHPEVIAAYLGTDWQGDKGAE from the coding sequence GTGGCTGAAACGCCTCTCCTTCAGGTCTCGGAGGTGAGCCTCGCCTTCGGGGGCTTAAAGGCCCTGGAGGGGGTGAGCTTCAACGTCGCCCCGGGCACCATCAAGGCGGTCATCGGCCCCAACGGCGCCGGCAAGACCACGCTCTTTCACCTCATCAGCGGCTTCCTCAAGCCTGACCGGGGCCGCATCGTCTTTCAGGGGGCCGAGATCCAGGGCCGGCCGGCTCACGAGGTGGCCTCCCTGGGGATTGCCCGCACCTTTCAGCTGGTGCAGCTCTTTGACCACCTGACGGTGCTGGAAAACGTCATGGTGGGCCGCCATCGCCTCACAAAGGCGGGGCTGTTTGCCGGGGCGCTGCATCTCCCCTGGACCCGGCGGGAGGAGGCGGCCATCCGGGAACGGGCCTTTGCCTTTCTGGAGTTTGTGGGGCTGGCGGAGCGGGCGGCCCAGCCCGCGGGGTTCCTTCCTTTAGGGCTCAAGCGCCTCTTGGAGATCGCCCGGGCTTTGGCCAGCGAACCCACGCTTCTGCTTCTGGATGAGCCGGCCTCGGGCCTGGACCAGGCTGAAACCGAGCGCCTGGGCGAGCTCATCCTCACCCTGAAGGCCAAAGGCCTCACGATCCTTCTGGTGGAGCATGACATGAGCCTCACCATGGAGGTGGCCGAGGAGATCGTGGTGCTCAACTACGGCCGCCTCATTGCCGAGGGGCCGCCCCGAGCCATCCAGCGGCATCCGGAGGTCATCGCCGCCTATCTGGGCACCGACTGGCAGGGGGACAAGGGCGCCGAGTGA
- a CDS encoding PDZ domain-containing protein, whose product MVRWLRLLILAALICQLSGTQGVSAATSIPYDPPLFRDVEEAARALQAVLTSLRVIEMLPSDTGGYDPVAVPLEAFVLGPKTLTLKYKVPRMKESTGFIHTRPVPLQFSTRTPEEVEKIKTFPLDIIRVTKGIMTPEPKNPTWRFFVTIPGQGGAPDLNLVGATTQPQAEVLYRAILSFMAAAGNPAIPKDKVPATLSFARLPAAAPEKTGAPKLGFSLLPAAPPGKKGLPLTQVEPGSLADKAGLKVGDELLAVNGTEVASAQEVAAALKPQENILTLSREGKTIKIKLVPPVSF is encoded by the coding sequence ATGGTGAGGTGGCTTCGGCTTCTCATTCTGGCCGCGCTGATCTGCCAGCTGAGCGGCACGCAGGGGGTGTCTGCTGCCACCAGCATCCCCTATGACCCACCCCTCTTCCGGGACGTGGAGGAGGCGGCCCGGGCCCTCCAGGCGGTGCTCACCAGTCTCCGGGTCATTGAAATGCTCCCCTCCGATACCGGAGGCTATGACCCGGTGGCAGTGCCGCTGGAGGCCTTTGTCTTGGGCCCCAAAACCCTGACCCTGAAATACAAGGTCCCCCGGATGAAGGAGAGTACCGGCTTCATCCATACCCGGCCGGTGCCCCTGCAATTTTCCACCCGAACCCCGGAGGAGGTGGAGAAGATCAAGACCTTCCCCCTGGACATCATCCGGGTGACTAAGGGGATCATGACCCCGGAGCCCAAGAACCCTACCTGGAGGTTCTTTGTCACCATTCCGGGCCAGGGCGGGGCGCCGGACCTCAACCTGGTGGGGGCCACCACCCAGCCCCAAGCCGAGGTGCTGTATCGGGCGATTTTGTCCTTCATGGCCGCGGCGGGCAACCCGGCCATCCCCAAGGACAAGGTGCCGGCCACCCTAAGTTTTGCCCGGCTGCCGGCTGCCGCCCCGGAAAAAACCGGGGCTCCGAAGCTGGGCTTCAGCCTGCTCCCCGCGGCGCCGCCGGGCAAGAAGGGCCTGCCCCTCACCCAGGTGGAGCCGGGCAGCCTGGCGGACAAGGCGGGCCTGAAGGTCGGCGATGAGCTGTTGGCCGTGAACGGCACCGAGGTCGCCAGCGCCCAGGAGGTGGCCGCGGCCCTCAAGCCCCAGGAGAATATCCTCACCCTCTCCCGGGAGGGGAAAACCATCAAAATCAAGCTCGTCCCTCCCGTTTCCTTTTGA
- a CDS encoding MBL fold metallo-hydrolase: protein MLEEVLSRLGWLGNASFIYEGPPVIYFDPFALQLERPADLILVSHEHPQHCSPVDIERIRRAHTVVVSDKKAAAKIEPPVLALEPGEEAKVGEVVIQAVPAYNRESHFHPRRAGYLGFVVAVEGVRLYFAGDTDFIPEMNDLSVDIALLPVCGVMAMDAEEAAQAALALKPQVAIPMHFGGTLGTLEDAERFRALLDGKVRVEILPRR, encoded by the coding sequence ATGCTGGAAGAGGTTCTGTCCCGTTTGGGGTGGCTGGGGAATGCCAGTTTCATTTATGAAGGGCCGCCGGTCATCTACTTTGACCCCTTTGCCCTGCAGCTGGAGCGGCCCGCAGACCTGATCCTCGTCAGCCATGAGCATCCCCAGCATTGCTCGCCGGTGGATATCGAACGCATCCGGCGGGCCCACACGGTGGTGGTAAGCGACAAAAAGGCGGCGGCCAAGATCGAGCCCCCGGTCCTGGCCCTGGAACCGGGGGAGGAGGCGAAAGTCGGCGAGGTGGTGATCCAGGCGGTGCCGGCCTACAACCGGGAGAGCCACTTCCACCCCCGGCGGGCCGGCTACCTGGGCTTTGTGGTGGCCGTGGAGGGCGTCCGCCTCTACTTCGCCGGCGATACCGACTTCATTCCGGAGATGAATGACCTGTCGGTGGACATCGCCCTTTTGCCGGTGTGCGGGGTGATGGCCATGGACGCCGAGGAGGCGGCCCAAGCGGCCCTGGCCCTGAAACCCCAGGTGGCCATCCCCATGCACTTCGGCGGCACCTTGGGGACCCTGGAGGACGCCGAGCGCTTCCGGGCCCTCCTGGACGGCAAGGTTAGAGTAGAAATCCTGCCGCGGAGGTGA